The Triticum aestivum cultivar Chinese Spring chromosome 3A, IWGSC CS RefSeq v2.1, whole genome shotgun sequence genome includes a region encoding these proteins:
- the LOC123056680 gene encoding cyclin-P3-1-like, producing the protein MKESSTIFHGQRVTDLSIQLYAERIFKYAECSHYVHRLLITSVAVAAKFTDDAFFNNTFYARVGGINTIEMNRLELHLLFNLDFRLKVNLETFLGATACNWRNMHRCHQRDCRFRFIVSNDLKI; encoded by the exons ATGAAGGAGTCGTCCACTATCTTTCATGGCCAGAGGGTGACAGATCTCAGTATACAGCTCTATGCAGAACGCATTTTCAAGTATGCTGAGtgcagtcacta TGTTCATCGCTTGCTAATTACAAGTGTGGCGGTTGCTGCCAAATTCACAGATGATGC GTTTTTCAACAATACATTCTATGCTAGGGTGGGAGGAATCAACACAATCGAGATGAATCGTCTCGAGCTGCATTTGTTGTTTAATCTGGACTTCAGGCTGAAAGTGAACCTAGAGACTTTTTTGGGAGCTACTGCTTGCAACTGGAGAAACATGCACCGGTGTCACCAGAGAGACTGTCGGTTCAGGTTCATTGTGTCAAATGATCTAAAGATTTGA